CAATGATGGAGACTAACGCTGATCGGAGGACACCAATTGACGTCAGTTTTGAAGATTTTTTTTATTGTGCAGTTGCTATCGGTACTTCAGGTCAGACCGCTGATATTGTCTTTACCTCTAAAATAGGTCGGAATCTGGCTACTCTTCACAGTATCATCGCCTTTGTCTTTAATTTAGTCATTATTGCCTTACTGATTAACATCATTGCCACTTACTTGTAATACATTAGGACTTTTAAAGGCAGTCTCTTAGTAGAAGTTATGTATAATAAATACTAAAGGTACTGCCGCCTGAATCATTGGCTTGATGGGTAAGTTGCCAGCCCATATGCGCCATGATGCGCTGCACGATGCTAAGACCCAATCCTGTGCCTTCAACCTTATAACTAGAATATCCTGTTGACAATACCTCTGTATCCAACTGCGTATCATTATGCGGTTGCTCTAGACGTTCAAATCTCTCATAAAGCAGGGGCATCAAAGCTTCAGGAATGCCCAGACCTGTATCAGTAACGGTGATTTTTTTATCATCAATAGTAATAACTACTTCACCCTCATCCGTGTATTGAAAGGCATTTTTTATTAGATTCCCCAGTGCCATTTTTAGCAGTTCAGGTCGTACATAGGCGAAATACTCTTGTTCAGCCACGACTGTGCAAGTCACCGTCTTATAGCGCAGCAAGTACTTTAAGCGCTCTACTTCATTTGAAGCAATATTGTTGATAGAGGTTTGCGGCGTGTCTAGTTTTTCAGGCGCACGAGAGAGCAATAATAAAGCGCTGATAATCTCAGAGGTTTCTTTGGCAGTATTGCTAATGCGATTGGTAAATTCGTTCAAATGGCTGTCGCTTACTAATTGTGAGGCCAACACTTCTGACGCACCCATGATGATAGTTAATGGCGTGCGCAGCTCATGGCTAACATCACCGGTAAACAACTGCTCGCGCTTTAGATACTGCTCAAGCTTATGGTTTTTCTCATCAATGGCTCGCGCTAATACGCCAACCTCCGATGGCAAATGAGTCAATTCGGTTAAATTTTGATGATCGGTTTCTACTGCTTTTTTTAAGTCTAATAAAGGTTTAGTAATTTGCCTAGAGGACAACTGAGAGAATATTGCGGCAATTAATAAACTTAGAATAACGGCGACTCTTAAGGCATTGGCAAATATATCTTCTAAGTGTTCAAATATCGCCAAAACAGGGTAGTTACCCATCACCATCTCGGTGCCTTCTAAGTAAGTCAAAATATATTTCTGTTTATCTTGTTGATGGATAAAGAAATGAAGGTTACTTGCATGTGAACCCGATTCCGTATTTATCGTGATAGAAGTTTCCTGCACCGTTTCGGTCGCTATAGCTTTCAAACTTTCAGGCGCACTGCCATAGCGATAAATTTTTATGCCTGGATCTGCGACATAGACAGTTTGCTCACCCTCTTTTTCTCGACTAAGCTCTAACTGTTGTAGCAAGCGAGCTTTGACCAAATCTTGCTCTATTCTGACTTCAGCATACATAAAAATACTGACGAAAGTTGCGCAAAGCAATATTGCGAATAAGAAATATGATATTCGAAACTTGTTAACGATAGAGTCAAGACTAAACATGGCATTTACTTCGTAGGGAAAGACAGTAAGAAGAGTGATAATAATTACGAAAAATACTACTTATAATAAGAATAAGCAGCTAAAGCCTATTATCGGATTTTATACCTTGTCTGGGTCAATAATCTGATAACCAACACCGGGTACGGTGATTAGCATGGTTTTAGCAAACGGTTTATCGACTTGTGCACGCACACTATGCATATGGGTACGCAATGCATCGCTACTTGGAATATCCTCACCCCATACCTTTTCCTCTAATTCATTCTTGCTGACGACTCTAGGTGCAGCGCACATCAATGTATTTAATATTTTAAACCCTGTTGGTGTGAGCTTTAATGATTGGCCTTCTCGGCTAATCGTATGCTCCTCAGTATTCAAAGACAGTTTGCCAATCTCTATACTGTGCCCAAAGTGGTCATCTTGATGTCGACGTATGAGGGCTTTGATACGTGATTCTAATTCAACGAGTGAGAAGGGCTTAACTAGATAATCATCGGCACCACTATCGAAGCCTGCAACTTTATCCAAAATCGTATCGCGAGCTGTCAGCATCAATACTGGGGTTTTATTATGCAGTTCTTCTCTCAGCTTTTTACACAGTTTTGTACCATCCATACCAGGTAGCATCACATCTAGTAGAATAACGTCATAATAATTATTTGAGGCCAGCGTTAAGCCACTAATCCCGTTATGAGCGTTATCCAGCTCAAAGCCCTTTGGCTCAAAAAAAGCATAAATATTGGCCACGATATCGGGATTGTCTTCAATAATAAGTATCTTATACATAGGTGTCTCGTGCATAAATGCTAGCATTGCTTGGGTTAAAAAGATTAATTAACAGTTTTAAAAAAGGTTGGTGCTGCTTTTACTTCATCGGTAGTAATACCGAAGAAGCCTAGTAAAGTAGGGGTAATAAAGTCGTGTGATACGGGCTGGTCAATCATGCTGGCGAGACTGCTTTTATCCATACTGTTGCCATCAATACCATTGCCAGTAGGCGACCAGACAATCACAGGCACCTGTTTTTGGGCGTCTGGCGCAATACTATATGGTAGACCATGCAGGTAGATATTATTTTCGCCCAAACTTTCTCCATGATCGCTGATGTATACCATCACCACATCATAATCCTGCTCATAAGCTTTTAGCGTATTGATAACGTTATTCAAGAAGTAATCAGTATAGCGAATGGCATTATCGTAGCCGTTGATGACGGACTGATCGTCGCACTTAGATAGCTCATTGGTCATACATACCGGCTGATACTCTTCAAACTCTTTAGGGTAACGTTGGTAGTAAGCAGGGCCATGATTGCCCATTTGATGCAATAAAATAAGCGTATCTTTAGCAGGTACGTCTGATTTTACCAGTTTATCAAAGCCATTGAGCATGCCGATATCACGACATTCGCCGTCACAACTAGGATTAACATCTGACGTTTTATAATCCTCAAAAGTGACTCTATCCGCAACCCCTTTAGAGCTTGAGTTGTTGTCTCGCCAAACGACGTTGACGCCTTGTTTATGAAGAGTATCAAGCACGTTTTCATTATAGTCCGCACTACTGGCATCATAATCCTTTCTATCAGCATAGCTGAACATGCAAGGAACGGAATAAGCGGTAGAGGTGCCGCAAGAGGTTGCATTATTGAAGCTATAAATATCTGGCTGGCTGGCCAGTAGTGGCATAGTCTCGCGCTGATAACCGTTTAAACTAATATGGTCAGCGCGAACCGTTTCACCGACGACAAATACCATCAATTTGGGTTTTACTTTACTAGTGCTAGTGACGGGTGTTATACGTTTGGCATCTGTCGCATGAAGTATTAGGGTATCAGGACGGCGCAATTCATCGACGTAATCGGTACCCAGTTTGATGACAGAGTAGATAGGAGTAATGGGGTTGGTATAACTACGAACCACTTTATGCTGGCGAAAAAAAGTGGCGTATTGATCACCAAAGGGTAATAGACAAACTGCTATTAAGGCAATAGAAAGAATTAAAGTAACTGCTCGTTGCCATAATGCTCGACGTAAAGGAAGTCGCTTTATACGAATTTTAGCAATAATAATAGCAGGTATAACGCCTAATAAAACGACACGAATAAAAAAACTTGGCGCCATTAGTCCCATCGCTTCTGCTTGGTCGGTTTGCAAGCTATTGATCAGCATACTACTATCGAATATTGTCCCATACCCATCGGTAAAATAACTACACACGGCAGCTATCATTACCATAGCAATTAGGACTGGTTTGGCGATTGGTCGATAACACAATAACTGAAAGAGTAGCCACATCAAGCCGAACAGTAAGCCTGTGATAGAAACTATAAAGCCAATATTTGTGCTAAAAGGATAAATACTTAGCACTTGCGCAAAAAAACCAATATTCGCGGTGGCTACTAAATAGAGGGTAACAATGATAATCAGATAATTAAGATTAATCTCGTAATTAAAGATTTTACTTATATGGCCTTTTTTAGTATTAGCTTTAGTATCATCAGTGTTAAGTGCTTGAGATATCGACATAACTAGGCTTCTCAAAAGAATTATAAGGAACGTAATTCTTTACGATAGCAATTAGCCTGTTAAGAAGACGTTAAGGTAGCTAAGCTAACAATATGACGAGTATTAGATTAAAACTATCTCGTGCTGTGCTGATAGTTAGCAAAAAGCCTTTGTATCGCTTGGCATACAAGGGCTTTTTTATATGTGAGGGGATCTGAACTTACGTTGATCTGACTTCGTATTGTCATATTTTTTTCATCGAAATGTCATAACTGACAGATACACTGCTGACCTATCCAAGATGGATAATTAGATTGTTAATTATAAGCGATTAGGGAAGTTGATATGTTAGAGCTAAGACAGGTTACGAAGAGATATGATGACAAGGTTATATTTGAGGATCTTTCACTTAAAATTAACAAAGGTGAGATAGTTTCAATCTTAGGGCCATCCGGCTGTGGCAAGACTACTTTACTGCATATGATTTTGGGCTTAACTGACATTAGCGGCGGCCGCATCGCCTATAACGGCGAAGATATTACCCGCGTCTCTATGAGACAAAGAGGGTTTAATATTGTCTTTCAGGATTATGCGTTATTCCCCAATCTTAATGTCAAACAAAACATCGAATACGGTCTGCGTAACAATCCTAGTGTCAGTACACAACAAGAAGTCGATGAATTGATCGATTTACTCGATATTAAGGCGCACCTAAGTAAGCGTATTCATCAGCTATCAGGCGGTCAAAAGCAACGTGTCGCGCTGGCACGTACGCTGGTCATGAAACCCAAAATACTACTGTTAGATGAGCCTTTGTCGGCATTAGATGGGGTGATTAAGGAAACCGTCAAAGAGCGCATTCGTGAAATCGCCGTGCGCTATCAGCTGACTACTCTAATTGTCACCCATGACCCAGAAGAGGCGATGACGTTATCGGATCGCATCCTACTGCTATCGGATGGCAAAGTGGCGCAATTCGCTGAACCCGCTGAAATCATACACAATCCTGCAAATGATTTTGTCACCAACTTCATTCTAAATCAGCTCAATATTAAGCGTCGCAATATCTTAAGCTTATTTGCCGATGGTATATCTGAAGCTGATCCACTAAGTAAATACACTCAAACCCAAAACTATGGACAGTATGAGGCTGATATTAGCCCCCGTCTTACTGATTCTAAAGCTATCGCTGTCCATGATAAGCAAAAGTCAAAAGATACGGTAAAAGGCTAATTTTGTAGAAGCTGACAGTGACTGAATCGGCAACTGACATACTGACTATAGATGTCATAAATTAAAAACCTGACCATTTGATTGTTTTGGATGTTTATGAAGCTTAGTAATCCACCCCAAGTAAAAGCCATTTGGCTCTTCGTGACGATTTTATTCATCGCTTTTCTGTTTGTACCCTTAGGTAAAATGCTGGCGTTATCATTAAATGTCGGCGATGGCATGGGCTTAGATAACTATAAAAGTATCGCAAGTAGTGATAGCTTTAAGCAAGTCATGCTCAATAGTTTTTTTGTGGCGACGGTGAGTGCGCTGAGCGCCACGCTACTTGCCTTTATCTTAGCTTATACCGTGCACTGGACCAATTTACCGAAGGGCTTTAAAAAGGTCATTAAAGTTGCTGCCTTATTGCCCATGTTATTGCCAACGGTGACCTATGGCTTTGCCATTATTTATACCTTTGGCAAGCAAGGTTTATTGACCCAAATACTCGGCTTTCAGCTGTTTGAAAATATATACGGCTTTCAAGGAATGTGGCTTGGCTATACCATTTATACCTTACCCATCGCCTTTTTATTACTCAATAATACCTTTCAGTATTTAGACAAAAAATTCGTTATCGTCTCAGAATTAATGGGCGACTCGTCTCTGCGCCAGTTTGACATGACGGTCATTCGCCCGTTGATTGGTACTTTTGCGGCGGCAATGATTCAATGTTTCTTTTTAGCCTTTACGGATTTTGGTATCCCAGCTTCTATTGGTGGGCAATATAAAGTCATCGCTATTGAGCTTTATACACAAATATTAGGGGCATCTCCTTCGTTTGAAAAAGGGGCGGTGGTCGCACTGTTTATGCTCATTCCATCGATATTGAGTATTGCCATACTCTGGTATGTCGCGCGCTTTAATATCCGCTACGATTCGGTTGAAAATATCGACTTGCCTTCTTCGAAAATCAAAGACCGAGTATTAGCCGTATTATCGAGCGTTATCTTGTTCTGCTTACT
The nucleotide sequence above comes from Psychrobacter sp. P2G3. Encoded proteins:
- a CDS encoding HAMP domain-containing sensor histidine kinase, with protein sequence MFSLDSIVNKFRISYFLFAILLCATFVSIFMYAEVRIEQDLVKARLLQQLELSREKEGEQTVYVADPGIKIYRYGSAPESLKAIATETVQETSITINTESGSHASNLHFFIHQQDKQKYILTYLEGTEMVMGNYPVLAIFEHLEDIFANALRVAVILSLLIAAIFSQLSSRQITKPLLDLKKAVETDHQNLTELTHLPSEVGVLARAIDEKNHKLEQYLKREQLFTGDVSHELRTPLTIIMGASEVLASQLVSDSHLNEFTNRISNTAKETSEIISALLLLSRAPEKLDTPQTSINNIASNEVERLKYLLRYKTVTCTVVAEQEYFAYVRPELLKMALGNLIKNAFQYTDEGEVVITIDDKKITVTDTGLGIPEALMPLLYERFERLEQPHNDTQLDTEVLSTGYSSYKVEGTGLGLSIVQRIMAHMGWQLTHQANDSGGSTFSIYYT
- a CDS encoding response regulator transcription factor → MYKILIIEDNPDIVANIYAFFEPKGFELDNAHNGISGLTLASNNYYDVILLDVMLPGMDGTKLCKKLREELHNKTPVLMLTARDTILDKVAGFDSGADDYLVKPFSLVELESRIKALIRRHQDDHFGHSIEIGKLSLNTEEHTISREGQSLKLTPTGFKILNTLMCAAPRVVSKNELEEKVWGEDIPSSDALRTHMHSVRAQVDKPFAKTMLITVPGVGYQIIDPDKV
- a CDS encoding phosphoethanolamine--lipid A transferase; this translates as MSISQALNTDDTKANTKKGHISKIFNYEINLNYLIIIVTLYLVATANIGFFAQVLSIYPFSTNIGFIVSITGLLFGLMWLLFQLLCYRPIAKPVLIAMVMIAAVCSYFTDGYGTIFDSSMLINSLQTDQAEAMGLMAPSFFIRVVLLGVIPAIIIAKIRIKRLPLRRALWQRAVTLILSIALIAVCLLPFGDQYATFFRQHKVVRSYTNPITPIYSVIKLGTDYVDELRRPDTLILHATDAKRITPVTSTSKVKPKLMVFVVGETVRADHISLNGYQRETMPLLASQPDIYSFNNATSCGTSTAYSVPCMFSYADRKDYDASSADYNENVLDTLHKQGVNVVWRDNNSSSKGVADRVTFEDYKTSDVNPSCDGECRDIGMLNGFDKLVKSDVPAKDTLILLHQMGNHGPAYYQRYPKEFEEYQPVCMTNELSKCDDQSVINGYDNAIRYTDYFLNNVINTLKAYEQDYDVVMVYISDHGESLGENNIYLHGLPYSIAPDAQKQVPVIVWSPTGNGIDGNSMDKSSLASMIDQPVSHDFITPTLLGFFGITTDEVKAAPTFFKTVN
- a CDS encoding ABC transporter ATP-binding protein — translated: MLELRQVTKRYDDKVIFEDLSLKINKGEIVSILGPSGCGKTTLLHMILGLTDISGGRIAYNGEDITRVSMRQRGFNIVFQDYALFPNLNVKQNIEYGLRNNPSVSTQQEVDELIDLLDIKAHLSKRIHQLSGGQKQRVALARTLVMKPKILLLDEPLSALDGVIKETVKERIREIAVRYQLTTLIVTHDPEEAMTLSDRILLLSDGKVAQFAEPAEIIHNPANDFVTNFILNQLNIKRRNILSLFADGISEADPLSKYTQTQNYGQYEADISPRLTDSKAIAVHDKQKSKDTVKG
- a CDS encoding ABC transporter permease subunit, which produces MKLSNPPQVKAIWLFVTILFIAFLFVPLGKMLALSLNVGDGMGLDNYKSIASSDSFKQVMLNSFFVATVSALSATLLAFILAYTVHWTNLPKGFKKVIKVAALLPMLLPTVTYGFAIIYTFGKQGLLTQILGFQLFENIYGFQGMWLGYTIYTLPIAFLLLNNTFQYLDKKFVIVSELMGDSSLRQFDMTVIRPLIGTFAAAMIQCFFLAFTDFGIPASIGGQYKVIAIELYTQILGASPSFEKGAVVALFMLIPSILSIAILWYVARFNIRYDSVENIDLPSSKIKDRVLAVLSSVILFCLLMVFAVIFIIPWIKTWPYQMQFSTETVSKVLESANLMRVYKNSLIVAVLTAVFGTLITYFSALLCERSGLFRIGKFSIQSSALVTNTVPGMVVGIAYLMIFSGSAIANTIFIIVISNIIHYFATPYLMSKNALAKMNLGWETTASLLGDSWFTTLRRIVIPNSFFTLIEVASFYFISAMVTISAVIFISGAKTMVLTTKIVELQHFARFDEIFILSLMILLTNICALILFAIMRHIHSRRLYRTPKATDETLIAPTTT